The proteins below come from a single Euleptes europaea isolate rEulEur1 chromosome 5, rEulEur1.hap1, whole genome shotgun sequence genomic window:
- the HMX2 gene encoding homeobox protein HMX2, translating to MSSKDDPPSKCCPAAAPISSFTIQSILGGSSTSEGGREAAPKQAASAWQSRKRSLSVSSEEEEPEESWKRPACFCPDSHGPKETCHKHQPISFTCLSNPKGSGAAIGSERTPPFLSQSQQDLKEEKEKHFPPTSPTAGDRQRDGGDRQAGSAKKKTRTVFSRSQVYQLESTFDLKRYLSSSERACLASSLQLTETQVKTWFQNRRNKWKRQLSAELEAANMAHASAQTLVGMPLVFRDNSLLRVPVPRSIAFPAPLYYPGSNLSALPLYNLYNKIDY from the exons ATGAGCAGCAAAGACGACCCCCCGAGCAAGTGTTGTCCCGCAGCAGCTCCGATCTCCAGTTTCACCATCCAGTCCATCTTGGGCGGCAGCAGCACCTCGGAAGGAGGCAGGGAGGCCGCCCCCAAGCAGGCAGCCTCCGCCTGGCAGAGCAGGAAGAGGAGCCTGTCGGTGTCCTCCGAAGAAGAGGAGCCGGAGGAGAGCTGGAAACGCCCCGCGTGCTTCTGCCCCGATTCGCACGGCCCCAAAGAAACGTGCCACAAACACCAGCCTATCAGTTTCACGTGTCTCA GCAACCCGAAGGGCAGCGGCGCGGCGATCGGCTCGGAGCGGACGCCGCCTTTCCTCTCCCAATCCCAGCAAGAcctgaaggaagagaaagagaagcatTTCCCTCCCACCTCTCCGACGGCGGGGGACAGACAAAGGGACGGCGGGGACCGGCAGGCCGGCTCGGCCAAGAAGAAGACGCGCACCGTCTTCTCCCGCTCGCAGGTCTACCAGCTGGAGTCCACCTTCGACCTGAAGCGCTACCTGAGCAGCTCGGAGCGGGCCTGCCTGGCCTCCAGCTTGCAGCTGACCGAGACCCAGGTGAAAACCTGGTTCCAGAACCGCCGCAACAAATGGAAACGGCAGCTGTCGGCCGAGCTGGAGGCGGCCAACATGGCCCACGCCTCGGCCCAGACTTTGGTGGGGATGCCCCTGGTCTTCAGAGACAATTCCCTCCTCCGGGTGCCGGTGCCCAGATCCATCGCCTTCCCGGCCCCCTTGTACTACCCGGGCAGCAACCTGTCGGCCTTACCGCTTTATAACCTCTACAACAAGATCGACTATTGA
- the BUB3 gene encoding mitotic checkpoint protein BUB3 isoform X2 — MTGSNEFKLNQPPEDGISSVKFSPNTSQFLLVSSWDTTVRLYDVPANTMRLKYQHTGAVLDCAFYDPTHAWSGGLDRQLKMHDLNTDQENLVGTHDAPIRCVEYCPEVNVMVTGSWDQTVKLWDPRSPCNAGTFSQPEKVYTLSVSGDRLIVGTAGRRVLVWDLRNMGYVQQRRESSLKYQTRCIRAFPNKQGYVLSSIEGRVAVEYLDPSLEVQKKKYAFKCHRLKENNIEQIYPVNAISFHNVHNTFATGGSDGFVNIWDPFNKKRLCQFHRYPTSIASLAFSNDGTTLAIASSYMYEMDDIEHPEDGIYIRQVTDAETKPK; from the exons ATGACTGGgtcaaatgaatttaaattgaatCAGCCACCAGAGGATGGAATCTCGTCAGTGAAATTCAGTCCTAACACATCTCAGTTTCTGCTTGTTTCATCATGGGATACTACAGTTCGATTGTATGATGTTCCAGCCAACACCATGAGACTCAAGTACCAGCACACAGGAGCTGTACTTGACTGTGCTTTTTAT GACCCTACACATGCATGGAGCGGAGGATTAGATCGACAGTTAAAAATGCATGACTTGAACACTGATCAAG AAAATCTTGTCGGCACCCATGATGCTCCTATCAGATGTGTGGAATATTGTCCAGAGGTGAATGTAATGGTAACAGGAAGTTGGGATCAGACTGTTAAATTATGGGATCCCAGATCACCCTGTAATGCAGGAacattttctcaacctgaaaaG gtgtaTACGTTATCTGTATCTGGTGATAGACTGATTGTAGGGACAGCTGGTCGGAGAGTTCTGGTGTGGGACTTGCGGAACATGGGCTATGTTCAACAGAGAAGAGAATCAAGTCTGAAATATCAGACCCGTTGTATCAGAGCATTTCCTAACAAACAG GGTTATGTGTTAAGCTCCATAGAAGGTCGTGTTGCAGTTGAGTACTTGGATCCAAGTTTGGAGGTACAGAAGAAGAAATATGCTTTCAAATGTCACAGACTGAAGGAGAATAACATTGAGCAGATTTATCCAGTAAATGCCATCTCGTTTCACAATGTCCACAATACATTTGCTACAG GTGGTTCTGATGGCTTCGTAAATATTTGGGATCCATTCAATAAAAAAAGACTTTGCCAGTTCCACCGTTATCCTACCAGCATAGCATCACTTGCCTTCAGTAATGATGGAACTACTCTTGCAATAGCATCATCGTATATGTATGAAATGGATGACATTGAACATCCTGAAGATGGTATCTACATTCGCCAAGTAACAGATGCCGAAACAAAGCCCAAGTGA
- the BUB3 gene encoding mitotic checkpoint protein BUB3 isoform X1 translates to MRLKYQHTGAVLDCAFYDPTHAWSGGLDRQLKMHDLNTDQENLVGTHDAPIRCVEYCPEVNVMVTGSWDQTVKLWDPRSPCNAGTFSQPEKVYTLSVSGDRLIVGTAGRRVLVWDLRNMGYVQQRRESSLKYQTRCIRAFPNKQGYVLSSIEGRVAVEYLDPSLEVQKKKYAFKCHRLKENNIEQIYPVNAISFHNVHNTFATGGSDGFVNIWDPFNKKRLCQFHRYPTSIASLAFSNDGTTLAIASSYMYEMDDIEHPEDGIYIRQVTDAETKPKST, encoded by the exons ATGAGACTCAAGTACCAGCACACAGGAGCTGTACTTGACTGTGCTTTTTAT GACCCTACACATGCATGGAGCGGAGGATTAGATCGACAGTTAAAAATGCATGACTTGAACACTGATCAAG AAAATCTTGTCGGCACCCATGATGCTCCTATCAGATGTGTGGAATATTGTCCAGAGGTGAATGTAATGGTAACAGGAAGTTGGGATCAGACTGTTAAATTATGGGATCCCAGATCACCCTGTAATGCAGGAacattttctcaacctgaaaaG gtgtaTACGTTATCTGTATCTGGTGATAGACTGATTGTAGGGACAGCTGGTCGGAGAGTTCTGGTGTGGGACTTGCGGAACATGGGCTATGTTCAACAGAGAAGAGAATCAAGTCTGAAATATCAGACCCGTTGTATCAGAGCATTTCCTAACAAACAG GGTTATGTGTTAAGCTCCATAGAAGGTCGTGTTGCAGTTGAGTACTTGGATCCAAGTTTGGAGGTACAGAAGAAGAAATATGCTTTCAAATGTCACAGACTGAAGGAGAATAACATTGAGCAGATTTATCCAGTAAATGCCATCTCGTTTCACAATGTCCACAATACATTTGCTACAG GTGGTTCTGATGGCTTCGTAAATATTTGGGATCCATTCAATAAAAAAAGACTTTGCCAGTTCCACCGTTATCCTACCAGCATAGCATCACTTGCCTTCAGTAATGATGGAACTACTCTTGCAATAGCATCATCGTATATGTATGAAATGGATGACATTGAACATCCTGAAGATGGTATCTACATTCGCCAAGTAACAGATGCCGAAACAAAGCCCAA